From the genome of Deltaproteobacteria bacterium:
CTGTCCCTTGGGGAGGCCCACGTCCTCACCGGAGGTCTTGACCGGAACCCAGGGGTTCCCGGCGAACAGATTTTCGATGAATGGCGTGTTGGCGGCCTTCACGGCGTTGGAAGGCTCGTCCTTGCCGAGTCCCCAGCCGTCCACGATCACCAGCAGTACCGGTTTCTTCCCGCCCATTCCGGCTTTCAGTCCTCCCTCTGGGCCTGCGCCCTATTCGAGACCTTCTGCACCGGCCGTCTCGCCGGTGGCGCGGGTTCGTTCGTCTCGCTCGACGATCTCCTGGCACGCGACGCACCGCTCGCTGTACGGAACCGCCATCAGCCGCTTGAACGGGATTTCGTCGCCGCAGTCGGCGCAAGTGCCGAAGTCAGGCGTGTTGATCCGCTGGAGCGCGGCGTCCACCCGCTCCAGGATTTTCTGGTCGGCGAGCGACATCCGGCCGATGAACGCCTTGTCGTAGATCGACATGGCGGCATCGGCGAGATCGGACGCCCCCTGTTCGGCCTCGAGGGCGGCGGTCGATTCCTTCAGGCTCGCCACCTCGCGGAGCAGCGCCGTGCGCATCTCCTCCAGCTTCGCCTTGCACTGTCCGGTCTGTTCGCGTGTGGGCATGCGGCCGCCTCGTTTCGGTCAGTAATGGTAAGGGACGCCCTTCTTGAGCGTCCAAGCCCGGTAAAGTTGCTCCAGAAGCAGCACGCGGGCAAGTTCATGGGTGAAGGTGGCCGGCGAGAGCGAAACGAGTTCACGGGCATTCCGCTTGACATCCGCCGCAAGACCGAACGGGCCGCCGATGGCGAACGATGCCGCCCGGCCGGACAGTTCGATCCGGTCGAGAAGCTGCTTCCATTCCAGCGTCGAGAGGGGCTTCCCCTCCGGCGTCAGTGCATAGAGAGCCCCTTCGGCCTTCTGGAGGATCCGGGCCCCTTCTTCTCCGCTCGCCCGTCGCCGGTCGGCCTCCGAGGGCGAGCGGTCGCGGATTTTCGTCTCGGGTACCTCACGCAGTTCCAGCGTACAGAACCGGCCAATCCGTTTGGCATAGTCGGCCGACAGCTCGGCCAGCGGGCCCGGCTTCAGTTTCCCGGTGCAGATGACGGCCAGTTTCATCTGGCCGGGCGGCCCGCACGGGGCAGGTCCACCACGCGGCCATCCTCGCCGTACAGCCTGCGCTCCGCATCCGGGAAAAGCCGTTCCAGGTCGTAATAGTGGCGGGAGGCATCATCGAAGATATGCACAACCACGTCGCCCGCGTCGGCGACGATCCACAGGCCGGTGCCGTATCCCTCGGTCCGGGGCTTGTCGCGTCCGGCCTTCCGTTCCGATTCGCTCACGGCGTCGCTCAGGGTCTGGTTGTGCCGCGCCGACGTGCCGGTCACGACGAGGAAGTAGTCCGTATAGGCGACCATCGGCCCCACGTAGATACTCGTCACCGCGAGCCCCTTCTTGTCGAGAAGGGCCGCGACAAGCCGGTCGAGCTGGATCCTGGCTGGATCGGGCCGGGCGGCGGGACTGCGTGGGGGGGCCGCCTTCCGGGGAGGAGGCGGCGGGGTTTTCCGGGTTTTCGGCCTCGCCGCCGCCGGAGCCTTCCGGGTTTTTGCACGCGGGGGTGCGGGCTTTCGTTTCGGGGCTGTTTTCTTCGCGGGTTTCCGTTTTGCTGGCATAGATGGGGCTCAGGCGCGGACCTGTCCGTCGCCGTAGATGAAGAACTTCTCCGTTGTCAGTTCCTCCACGCCCATCGGACCGTAGGCGTGGAGCTTGGTGGTGGATATGCCGATCTCGGCGCCAAGCCCCAGTTCGAAGCCGTCCGAGAACCGGGTCGAGGCATTGATGAAGACGCAGGAGGAGTTGACCTCCTTCAGGAACTGCTGCGAGCGCGCATAGTCGCTGGTGACGATCGTTTCCGTGTGGTTGGAGCCATAGGTCGAGATGTGGTCGATCGCCGCATCAATGGAGGGGACGATCCGTACGGCGAGAATGAGGTCCAGGTATTCGGCGTACCAGTCGGCCTCGGTGGCTGGCCTGGTGGGGACGCCGCCGGCCAGCTTCGCCGTCCCGGGGCAGACTCGAAGTTCCACGCCCGCTTCGTGCATCCGCTTCAGGGCGCCGGGCAGGAACGCCGGGGCGGCCTTTTCATGGACGAGCAGGGTTTCGAGCGCGTTGCAGACGCCGGGGCGCTGGACCTTGCCGTTGAAGGCGATGTCGCTCGCCATCTTCGTGTCGGCACTTTCGTCCACGTAGACGTGGCAGGTTCCCTTGTAGTGCTTGATGACCGGGATGCGGCTTTTCTCGGCCACGTAGCGGATCAGGGCCTCGCCGCCGCGGGGAATCACGAGGTCGATCTCCTCGTCGAGCTTGAGCAGTTCTTCCATCGCCGTGCGGTCGGTGGTCTGGAGCACCTGCACCAGGTCGCCTGGCACGCCAGTGCTCTTCAGAGCCCCCCGGATGACCTCGCCGAGCGCGAGATTCGAGTGGAGTGCCTCCTTGCCGCCGCGCAGGATGACGGCATTGCCGGCCTTCAGGCACAGGGCGGCGGCATCCACGGTCACGTTGGGCCGGGATTCGTAGATGATGAGGATGACGCCAAGCGGGATCCGCATTTTCCCCACGCGCATGCCGTTGGGCCGGATCCACTGGCGCGATACCGAACCCACCGGGTCGGGCAGGGCGGCGACCTCGCGCAGCCCCTTGACCATCTGGTCCATCACCTTGGGCGTGAGCCTGAGCCGGTCCACCATTGCGCTGGCAAGACCGGACTTTTCGGCGGCCTCGACATCGAGCCGGTTAGCCGCTTCGAGCTGGCTTTTCGCCGCGACGATGCCGTCGGCGATGGCGAGCAGCGCCTGGTTCTTCACCGTGGTCGAAAGCCGGGCCCCCCGGATGGCGGCGAGCTTGCCGCCG
Proteins encoded in this window:
- the rsfS gene encoding ribosome silencing factor, with protein sequence MPAKRKPAKKTAPKRKPAPPRAKTRKAPAAARPKTRKTPPPPPRKAAPPRSPAARPDPARIQLDRLVAALLDKKGLAVTSIYVGPMVAYTDYFLVVTGTSARHNQTLSDAVSESERKAGRDKPRTEGYGTGLWIVADAGDVVVHIFDDASRHYYDLERLFPDAERRLYGEDGRVVDLPRAGRPAR
- a CDS encoding TraR/DksA family transcriptional regulator, which codes for MPTREQTGQCKAKLEEMRTALLREVASLKESTAALEAEQGASDLADAAMSIYDKAFIGRMSLADQKILERVDAALQRINTPDFGTCADCGDEIPFKRLMAVPYSERCVACQEIVERDERTRATGETAGAEGLE
- a CDS encoding glutamate-5-semialdehyde dehydrogenase, which gives rise to MSLADDMLKVAHGGKLAAIRGARLSTTVKNQALLAIADGIVAAKSQLEAANRLDVEAAEKSGLASAMVDRLRLTPKVMDQMVKGLREVAALPDPVGSVSRQWIRPNGMRVGKMRIPLGVILIIYESRPNVTVDAAALCLKAGNAVILRGGKEALHSNLALGEVIRGALKSTGVPGDLVQVLQTTDRTAMEELLKLDEEIDLVIPRGGEALIRYVAEKSRIPVIKHYKGTCHVYVDESADTKMASDIAFNGKVQRPGVCNALETLLVHEKAAPAFLPGALKRMHEAGVELRVCPGTAKLAGGVPTRPATEADWYAEYLDLILAVRIVPSIDAAIDHISTYGSNHTETIVTSDYARSQQFLKEVNSSCVFINASTRFSDGFELGLGAEIGISTTKLHAYGPMGVEELTTEKFFIYGDGQVRA
- a CDS encoding 23S rRNA (pseudouridine(1915)-N(3))-methyltransferase RlmH yields the protein MKLAVICTGKLKPGPLAELSADYAKRIGRFCTLELREVPETKIRDRSPSEADRRRASGEEGARILQKAEGALYALTPEGKPLSTLEWKQLLDRIELSGRAASFAIGGPFGLAADVKRNARELVSLSPATFTHELARVLLLEQLYRAWTLKKGVPYHY